A stretch of DNA from Candidatus Edwardsbacteria bacterium:
CTTAAAGACCCTTCTGGGTGTGGGCCCGCAATGCACCAGGGTGCCGTCTATGTCGAAAAGGACCAGATGGGTGTATGTGTCCAATCTATTTATTCTTTCCTTATTATAATTATTTTTCTGTCCTTATCGCTCGGTTCCTGCTCCTGGCGCAATTCACCCTCAATTGTCCCCCCCAGTTTATTTATGATTTCCCCGGCCGCTGCTATCTCCTGGCCGGCTTTGCTGGATTTGTAGGCCAGCAGTTTCCCGCCGACCTTCAGGAACGGAAAAGATATCTTCACCAGCTCCTTGAGCTCCGCCACCGCCCGGGCGGTAACGAAATCATAACGATTTAAAAGAGCTATATCCTTTTGGACCGCCTGGGAGTGCTTGGCGATCACCACAACGCCGGACAGTCCCAGCTCGGCGATGGCCAGTTCGATAAACCGGGCTTTCTTTTGGGTGGCCTCCAGGCAGGTCAGTTTTATTTCCGGCAGGCATATCTTCAGCGGGATGCCGGGGAATCCCCCGCCCGACCCCAGGTCCATCACTTCAAGCGTTGATCCCCCGGCTATCAATACCGGAATGGCTGACAGCGAATCCATGGTATGATTGGCCAGCAGGTTGTCTATGTCTCGTCGCGAGATCAGGTTTACTTTGGTGTTCCATTCCTGCACCAGGGTATGAAAGCGTGATAACTTTTCTATCTGCTCCTCGCTCAACGTCACGCCCAAAGTCTGGACGGCCTGGCGCATCTTTTGAATTTCAAGACTGTTAATAATTATCCTCCGGTTAATGGCATACGGATGGCACAGATCATCCGGATTTGCACAGTGTTGTTTTTCAGGGTCATTGCGAGACGACCAAAATACTTTTCTGGCGAAGCAATCTATTTGCCTTGGGCGGCAGGGAAAACGCAACTGTACTCTATTCCCCCAAGACGCATATCACCGCCCACCGTCATCCTGAAATAGACCCGATACTTTTCTAATGAAGGATCTCGGATTCTTCATTGGTAGGGCAATGCGTTATTTTCAGAATGACCTAAAATAAAACCCATATTCATTATACCAAACTTTATTGATAAATTATTAATAAATTTTCTTGATTTTATTGCTGCTAAGTTGTATTCTTATTCTGAAACTACAGGGGAATAAAATGGTAAAACATATCGTAATGTGGACTTTCAAGGATCATGCCGACGGCCGGAGCAAGGATGAAAATCTAAAGCTGGCCGCCCAGATGCTGGCCGGGCTCAAGGACAAGATCGATACGGTGCGCTTTCTGGAGGTGGGGCAGAACATCAACCCCTCCGATGCGGCCTATGATCTGGCGTTATATTCGGAGTTCGATGACCAGGCCGGGCTGGATGTCTATCAAAAACACCCCGAGCACCTTAAGGCCGTGGGATTCTTGGGAAAGGTGCGCCAGCAGCGGGTGGTGGTTGACTATAAGGTTTGAAGAATATGAATATCTTCCAAAACAGACGCTTTCTTTTCTCCGCCATTCTGGGGCAGGACAAGCTCAAGTATGCCTACCTGGCCAATATCGTCAATCCACGAATAGGCGGGTTACTGATCAGCGGGCCCAAGGGTACCGGCAAGAGCACCATCGTCCATTCAGTGGAGTCCATCCTGCCGGAGGGAAAGGCGGTTGATGGCTGCATCTTCAACTGCCACCCGGAAAGGCCCCAGGACTTCTGCTCGCTGTGCCGCGAAAGGCCGGATCATCCGGCTGCCACCCGGAAGATGAGGATAATCAATCTCCCCTTAAGCTGCACCGAGGACCGGCTGATCGGAAGCATCGACATCGAAAAGCTCTTGAAGACCGGCCAGAAGGTTATCCTGCCCGGCATCCTGGGCCAGGCCAACGGCAACATCCTCTACGTGGACGAGGTCAACCTGCTGCCTGACCATCTGGTGGACGATATCCTGGACGCCGCCTCCACCCACTGGAACACCATCGAGCGCGAGGGCATCTCGGTTTCGCATCCGGCCGATTTCGTGCTGGTGGGCACCATGAATCCCGAGGAGGGCGACCTTAGGCCGCAGATCCTGGACCGCTTTCCTTTGTGCGTTAAGATAGAGACCATCAAGGATCCCGCCATCCGCTCCCAGGTGGTGCAGAACAATCTGCTGTTCGAGAACGACCGGGACGCTTTTCATGAAAAGTTCGCCGGACAGGAGGCGGCCACCGGAAAACAGATCATCGCCGCCCGGGAGCTTCTGCCACAAGTGACGGTCTCTCCGGAGCTGATTGATTCAGTGGCCGCCTCCTGCGCCGCCTTAAAGGTAGACGGCCAGCGGCCGGATATCGTGATAATAAAGACCGCCATGACCCTGGCCGCCCTCAACGGGCGCAGCGAGGTCATCTCCGGCGACATTCTGCTGGCCTCAGAGCTGACCCTGATCCACCGCACCCGAGACGGCGGACTGCTGGAGCCGCCAACCACCGATGAAATAATGGATAATTTTAATAAAAATCTGTCCAAGAACAAAGAGCCGCTCCAAAAAACAATGGTCAAGCAGAAGATAGAAGTTGCCGCCGCTGCCCCCTCCGACCAGCAAAGTATAAAAAAAAACAGCAATCCCTAGCTGAAAAATTTCTGGATTTCTCCAAAAAGATCCTCCCCTTTAGGAAAAAGAAAATACCGGTTATCCTTCTTCGCCCCCAGGCTCAGGACAAAGCGGCCCCGGTTTTGTTCCAGGAGCCGCCCGGCACCTTCAATCAGCTGAAAAAAGCCTTCTTTAAATTTCTCAATAAAATAAGCCGCTTAAAATCCAGGACTGTGCGCGGCAGCAAAAAGCGCAAATCTGTCATCAGCGACCGGTCCGGACGCAACATCAAGATCGTCCGCTTCCGGGCCGGGGAGAACACCCTGGCTCCGCTGCAGACGGTGGTCAGTTCCCTGATCGGCGGCAAGTATTCGCTGTCCCGGAAAGAATTCAGCATCGGCCCCGGCGATTTTGTGGGCTGGGAGAAGCTGGAGCGCCAGAGCATGACCCTGGTGCTGCTGGTGGACGTCAGCCGTTCCACCTTCCCCTTCATCAAGATCTTCGCCGAGATCCTGGATTCCCTGACCGGCTACTTCAAACTGCATCAGGACCGCATCGGTCTGATCTCCCTGCAGGGCATGCAGGCCAAGATACTTAACCATCCCACCCATAATTACCGGGTGGTAACCAAAGGACTGATGGCCCTTAAGGTCCAGGGGGAAAGCCCGCTGGCTGATGGCCTGTTAAAGGCCCTGGCCATGGTCCGCCTGGAAAAATTCCGCAAGCCCGGATCCACCAATCTGGTGATCCTGCTCAGCGACGGCTATCCCGAGCCCCTGACCGCCCATTGCCCCGACATCTTCGATGAGCCGGCCTATCGGGAGACCATCCGGGCGGCCTCCCTCTATCGAAAGCAGGCTCTATCGTTGCTGATGATAAATCCCTCCTTCCGCAATCGCGACGAAACAAAATTCATGCCGGGCGAGAAACTGTCCACCATCATCGCCCGGGAGAGCCGGGGGAAACTGATCAAGCTGTTCCGGGATCCCAATCTTGGTTCCGCCGACCGGTACTATCCGCCCACCCGGGGCGAGATCCGGCAGATATTGAACGGCATCGAAGGAATGATGGGAAATAAAACGGGTTCTGAGCGGGAACGCGGCCTGGCGATATAAATATTACTTCTTTCACCGGGGCCGGAGCATATTAAAACTCCGGCCTTTTGTGATATAATGTCTGCCTATGCCGAACAGACATTTAAAAGCGGATATGTGGCTATTGCTGGCCACATTTTTTTGGGGCGTCACCTTTGTGGCGGTCAAGGACGCCATGCTGTATACCTCACCCCTGATCTTTTTGGGGGTGCGGTTTCTGCTGGCCGGGCTGGTGCTGCTGCCGTTCTGTTATAAGGGTTTGAAAAAACTTTCCCGGGAGGGCTGGCGCGACGGAATGCTGATCGGGGTTTTTTTGTTCGCCGGGTTTGCCTTCCAGACCGTGGGGCTGGTTCACACCACCGCCACCCGATCGGCTTTTATCACCGGAATGTGTGTGGTGCTGGTGCCATCGCTCTCGGCAGTGATGCTGAAAACCAAAAGCGACGGCTGGCAGATACTGGGGGTGATCATGGCCGCCTCGGGGCTGTACTTCCTCTCCCGCCCGGAGGCCGGAGGATTTAACAAAGGTGATTATCTGACCGCCCTTTGCGCCGTCAGTTTCGCCGTGGAGGTGGTGTTGGTGCAGAAGTTCACCCAAAAGCACGCGCCCCTGGACATGATCATGGTCCAGGTGATAACCACGGTATTATTATCGGCCATCTTCATAGGCGCTTTGGAAAAACCGCATTGGCAATGGTCACCGAGCCTCCTGCTGGACCTGGCCGTCACCAGTCTGCTGGCAACTGCCGGGGCATTGGTCATCCAGTTCTACTGGCAGAGAAGGACCACCGCCACCAGGGCCGCCATCATCTATACCATGGAGCCCTTGTTTGCGGCGGGTTTCGCCTTTGTGCTTTTCGGCGAGATGCTTCCGATGGCGGGATGGCTGGGGGCGGGAATGATCCTGGCGGGGACGCTCACCGCCGAGCTGGGAAAATAATCTGGGAAATTTATGAAAAAAACATTACTGCTTTTCTTAATGCTTCTGGTGGTGCTCTCCTGGGGAGTAGCCTTTGTGACCATCAAATACCTGCTGGAGGTCCAAAAGATTTCGGCCATGGGGCTTACCGCTCTGCGGTATGTTCCGGCGGCGGCGATAGTCCTGGCAGTAATGCTGGTCTTCTATGGCCCCAAAAGGATGTTGGCGGTCTGGGGTAAAGAGTGGCGGGGTATCTCGCTGTACGGAATTACCGGCGTCCTGGGATATAATCTGGCCCTCAACTTCGGCGAGACCAGAATAGCCGCCGGAACCGCCAGCCTGATGGTCGGCCTCTCTCCCATCTTCACCCTGATCGCTTCAAACCTGGCTCTGCGGGAAAAGATTACCGCCAGAAAATTGTCGGGGATAATCATCTCCTTTATCGGCCTGTTTGCGGTGGTGCGCTGGGGAACCAATGACCCCATCAATTTCAATTATCTGTGGGGGGTGCTGATCACCCTGGGCGCGCCGATATCCTGGACAATTTACAACATAGTGGGAAAACCGGTGGTTAGCCGCGAGGATCCCAATTTGATAACCATGTCGGCCATATTGTGGGGGAGCCTGCCGCTGGTTTTTTTCATTCCTGACAATCTGGCCCAATTACCGGCTCCTGCCTGGTGGGCTCTGGCCTTCCTGACGCTGGTGTGTACCATCTTCGGATTCCTGGTTTGGTCCTGGGCTTTAAAACACACCGAGGCCGCCCGGCTTGGCGCGGTGGTATACCTGATACCGCTGGTAACTGTGATATCGAGCATATTTTTATTGGGGGAGAAATTAACCGCCGGGCTGGTTATAGGAGGATTGATCCTGATAGGCGGCGTGATTTTGGCCGAGACCTGAAAAATATTCTCTTGACCGGGAATATTCCAGACAGTATACTGGTATATATTGTGCTTTTTGCAATTATACCAAAGCCATAAATATTTTAAGGAGAGAAAAATGGTAAGGAATATTTTATGCTTGTTTGCTTTGCTGGCATGGGGAATGGCCGGCGCCGAAAGCGTTGCCGCCAGGATAAGCCCGGCCGGAGGCGCCGGGAACGGGAATATCGTCATTGAAGTCAGGAACGTGAAGGGCATTGCCCAAAAGATCGACCGGATCAATGCCGAATACAGTCCGGTGGTCAAGAACTACAACGAATACACCAACAACCGGACCAAGAAAAGCTCCATAAACCTGAGCCTGCAGATCCCCAAGGAAAAAGCCCTGGGGTTGATCGGCTCATATGCCGAATTGGGCGACGTCCAGTCCAAAAGCTACAGCGAGCACCAGAACTATTACGACCTGGAGAATATCCAAAAAAAGGCGGAGATATTCAGAAGATACCTGGAGAAAATAATCTCCTCGGAAAAACCCGAAGCCGAGATGGTCAAGCTGCTGAGCCAGCAGATCGAATCGCTGGAGAACCAGCTGCGGAGCGCTACCCAGCAGGACAGCACCCAGGCCATGATACAGGTGTCCATCAAGGAGAGGGGCTATGATAATAACTCTTCCGGGCAGGCGAACCTAAAGGATAAATATTTGTTGATACTCCTCTCGGCATTTTTGGCGCTACTGCTCTTCTTTTTGGGATTATTGACCGGCTGGATAAGATGCCGGAAGAAAGCAATGACCGATCCCAATGGGTGAATGGTATGTTTAAACATATTATCATAATCTTACTACATGTTATTTCCAGCATGGCTGCCGCTTATATGGAACCCCCAAGGTATTCATATATCATTACATCTAATGCATCATCACTTGATACGGTAACTATTAAAACAAGCAAATCGTACTTTAAGATGTTTTATGATACAACCGAAAGTTGGTTTGGTGAGAACGGACATGGATATGCATATCGTATTGATAACACCGGAAAGGAAAATGTTCTTTGGAGAGTCAATGGTTGGTATTCTTTTAATACGTATATATCAGATGACGGGGAACATCTAATACGTTTAGGGAATTTGCCAAGTGGCAAAGAACCAAAACTCGAAGATCTGGGTATCGCATTTTATAAAAAGGGTGTTTTATTAAAAAGGTATAGCACCAAAGATTTATTATCAGCAACGCCGGCCAAATCTTTTTTTCCGCACTATAGATTTCTTTATTCTATAAACGGGATATTGCTATGGCCTAAGGATAATTTATTTTCAATAATTACGACAGATTATCATGAGCATGTGTTTGACATAAGAACAGGCAATAAAATAGCGTACAGCTTTAAAAGAAATCTCTACATAAGAGATAAAATACGACAGGCAAGAGAGAATTTTTTATTTGATTTAAGATCCATGAATAATGATATAAAGCAGACCCTAAGATTTTTCAAAGAATTGTTCACCATAAGACCATAATTAAGTAAAAAACCAAAAGGCCTCCATCAAGGAGGCCTTTTGGTTTTTAAGATCAGGGAAATAATTTAAAAGCCAAAGCAGATAGCGAACGATCCGACGAGGAACAGGTTGTTGGCATCCATCGGTCCGGAGTTGGGATCATTGTTGGCCATGAATCCGGCTTTTCCTTCTGCTTGCAGTCCGATGCCGGGCTTAAGATTAAACCGTACACCCGGTCCGATTGCGATGAACGGGCTATTGGATTCGTAAAGGATGGCGTCACTGTACTGGTTCTTCCACATGATGGCTCCGGCCTCGGCTGTCAAATAAGGAGTGACTGCGGCTCCCGGAGCAAAGGTGTATTTTACAAAAGCTCCGGCTAATGTCATGCTGGTCAGGTATTCATTTGGAATTTCAGTAACATCCCTGGCGCCCACTTCACTATATCCGCCCAAGATACCAAGACTGTATTTTTCGTTTATGTTA
This window harbors:
- the rsmG gene encoding 16S rRNA (guanine(527)-N(7))-methyltransferase RsmG is translated as MRQAVQTLGVTLSEEQIEKLSRFHTLVQEWNTKVNLISRRDIDNLLANHTMDSLSAIPVLIAGGSTLEVMDLGSGGGFPGIPLKICLPEIKLTCLEATQKKARFIELAIAELGLSGVVVIAKHSQAVQKDIALLNRYDFVTARAVAELKELVKISFPFLKVGGKLLAYKSSKAGQEIAAAGEIINKLGGTIEGELRQEQEPSDKDRKIIIIRKE
- a CDS encoding Dabb family protein — translated: MVKHIVMWTFKDHADGRSKDENLKLAAQMLAGLKDKIDTVRFLEVGQNINPSDAAYDLALYSEFDDQAGLDVYQKHPEHLKAVGFLGKVRQQRVVVDYKV
- a CDS encoding ATP-binding protein, with the protein product MNIFQNRRFLFSAILGQDKLKYAYLANIVNPRIGGLLISGPKGTGKSTIVHSVESILPEGKAVDGCIFNCHPERPQDFCSLCRERPDHPAATRKMRIINLPLSCTEDRLIGSIDIEKLLKTGQKVILPGILGQANGNILYVDEVNLLPDHLVDDILDAASTHWNTIEREGISVSHPADFVLVGTMNPEEGDLRPQILDRFPLCVKIETIKDPAIRSQVVQNNLLFENDRDAFHEKFAGQEAATGKQIIAARELLPQVTVSPELIDSVAASCAALKVDGQRPDIVIIKTAMTLAALNGRSEVISGDILLASELTLIHRTRDGGLLEPPTTDEIMDNFNKNLSKNKEPLQKTMVKQKIEVAAAAPSDQQSIKKNSNP
- a CDS encoding VWA domain-containing protein; its protein translation is MFQEPPGTFNQLKKAFFKFLNKISRLKSRTVRGSKKRKSVISDRSGRNIKIVRFRAGENTLAPLQTVVSSLIGGKYSLSRKEFSIGPGDFVGWEKLERQSMTLVLLVDVSRSTFPFIKIFAEILDSLTGYFKLHQDRIGLISLQGMQAKILNHPTHNYRVVTKGLMALKVQGESPLADGLLKALAMVRLEKFRKPGSTNLVILLSDGYPEPLTAHCPDIFDEPAYRETIRAASLYRKQALSLLMINPSFRNRDETKFMPGEKLSTIIARESRGKLIKLFRDPNLGSADRYYPPTRGEIRQILNGIEGMMGNKTGSERERGLAI
- a CDS encoding DMT family transporter; amino-acid sequence: MPNRHLKADMWLLLATFFWGVTFVAVKDAMLYTSPLIFLGVRFLLAGLVLLPFCYKGLKKLSREGWRDGMLIGVFLFAGFAFQTVGLVHTTATRSAFITGMCVVLVPSLSAVMLKTKSDGWQILGVIMAASGLYFLSRPEAGGFNKGDYLTALCAVSFAVEVVLVQKFTQKHAPLDMIMVQVITTVLLSAIFIGALEKPHWQWSPSLLLDLAVTSLLATAGALVIQFYWQRRTTATRAAIIYTMEPLFAAGFAFVLFGEMLPMAGWLGAGMILAGTLTAELGK
- a CDS encoding DMT family transporter, whose product is MKKTLLLFLMLLVVLSWGVAFVTIKYLLEVQKISAMGLTALRYVPAAAIVLAVMLVFYGPKRMLAVWGKEWRGISLYGITGVLGYNLALNFGETRIAAGTASLMVGLSPIFTLIASNLALREKITARKLSGIIISFIGLFAVVRWGTNDPINFNYLWGVLITLGAPISWTIYNIVGKPVVSREDPNLITMSAILWGSLPLVFFIPDNLAQLPAPAWWALAFLTLVCTIFGFLVWSWALKHTEAARLGAVVYLIPLVTVISSIFLLGEKLTAGLVIGGLILIGGVILAET
- a CDS encoding DUF4349 domain-containing protein, translated to MVRNILCLFALLAWGMAGAESVAARISPAGGAGNGNIVIEVRNVKGIAQKIDRINAEYSPVVKNYNEYTNNRTKKSSINLSLQIPKEKALGLIGSYAELGDVQSKSYSEHQNYYDLENIQKKAEIFRRYLEKIISSEKPEAEMVKLLSQQIESLENQLRSATQQDSTQAMIQVSIKERGYDNNSSGQANLKDKYLLILLSAFLALLLFFLGLLTGWIRCRKKAMTDPNG